The DNA sequence ACCAGACAAACCGGTTTCTACAAAACCAGCCAAATGCTGTTAAACTTGGTCTGATTCATGGACTTTTATTATCACAATTTTACACTGTTTATTGCGACGTACTGTACTCAGAAGATCATTATGATGACTGActgccatcatcatcaccattgttaaaatgatgaatatgcAATCCATTTATTAATCTCTTGTATCTAAAATAGTTTCGTTCTGATCAAATAAAACATGATGTACGATTTTGCAATGTCGTGTAGCCCAGGTGAGAACGCGAAACGTTGTGATAAAGTAGACTATAgtctatttttcttttactggATTACCAAAAACGTcgcaaaaatataaaattctaTAGCAATAAACGAAATGTTTATTACGTCAGTACATTTCACACAAGAGCAAGGCAGAAAATTAGGGTGCCACCCATCCAAGATTCAGCCACTTTGAAGACAAATTATTGGTCGACCGGGTAACGTGTTGATCACGGACTGAAAATGCGCGCTGCCGGTCACGCAACGTGAGAAATTCTCTCTATACTTCGAGTATTGAAATGATTTACACCAAGTGCGACAGGTAAACAGAATTTTCATCACATACGAAAATGCTGAGcggtttattgttttgtttagtgTAACAGTGAGATCTGCGCTTCTCATGTTATTTACAAGTTTCCAGAGTCCGTTTTCCACATGGGCACCGTCTCATCCACGCTCGctagaaggaaaaaaacgaCAGTTTCGGTTAAAATGCCTCCCAACAGACTATGTCAGGCTGTGGACGTCAGCCAGAAAGCAGTTATTAAAAATGCCGTTCAAGAGGGCAGCCGAGAAGTTCAAAAGGTGTCCATCGTCACCAATGAAGGCAAGTGTTGAGAGCGGTTGCACTCTATGAGCGCTACATTGTTGCAAAGAAACGTATTCATTTTGAATCATACCTCCTAAATTtgtgctgaaatatttatgtatgtatgtaaagcgtttctgtattttaaattaaaatggctcATTTACTGTTCGTCGTTGAATTGCATATAAGAAAAATTCGCATCGAGAGTTAAGGTCAgcttaaaacttaaaaagaCGTTGTTTAAACGTTACAGACTAGTTTGCCCGAAACAATTTGGAATTGTAATCGGTTATATAGGCTACTGTTGCCTGCAGGGAAATAACTACCGGTTTTCGTATTGGGCTGAGAtagattaatcttttttttttttaacagaaatcaCGTACATCCATTGGCTATGATTCAACACCACAATGACATTTCTGGGGCACATCTTTCACAGGCAATCTGACCGAAATTTGGGGTAAAAACTAACGCGGCGAGAGGAACACTTAACAGTCAATAGCTTTGCAAGTTAACACAAAGTAAGGTATTCAGCACAATTCCACGTTAAACTGTCTTTCATCTATTTTTTTGATTACATAAAACGTTTTTCATGGCCTACCTGTAAAGGTGAAAATCTATCACAGGACTGTAGCCTACTCTTTTCGATCCAAACAGCTGTGTCAGTCGATGTCATATGTCACCTGGACGTAgcctaaagttaaagttgagttaaatatatttacaaagatCATATCTGAGTTGAACTAATCCAACCAATTGGTTAATCAATAATCTACTTACTGCAGGCTGTTAATtataatttctttatttccaaCATATCAAAAACCTCCATGGGGACCTCTGTCAGTGGgtctctttttttcaaaatttcttcATACGAATGCAGATGACTGCTGATTGCCAGATCTACATGTTTGTATATCTTGTCTCTATATTTTGTCATTGGAGACTGTTTTGTGCTTTGTATTGTATGATTGTATGTAGATGCTATCGAATGTTATGATGgagtcttttaaaaacataaaacatcttAGGCCTACTGCCTTCTGTTATTGGTAGCATACAAGTAGGGGAGACCGAGGTTGTTCGCACACTTCACTCTTTGCCATATTTTTCCGGCAGAATTTGTTAGAATATTCTAACTAGTAACAAATGAAAAGTTAAGATCTTAgcgataaataaatatattataatttccacaaatattttctaaaattagGTCACCAATGATTAAAGTCAGCCAGCTTCAACACAGAGTTGATTGGCACACATTATGGGGTTGGTTGGCACTATGTTAAAATGCTATAGCTACAAGGAATGAAGCAACCAATTGAAaccatttttaccatttaattcaaataagaatcagtaaatatgaatattcaatggaataaatataaatataataaatatatacaatataaaatgaaatatagttGAAACCAGGGTTGGTTGGCACAATTATTTTGGGGTTGTGCAAACCATAAGGATGCGGTTAATAATGTGGTAACATATGCATTACACATATGTGTACAATGCATGTTATCACATTAACTACACGCCTATACCAAGGTTGGTTGGCATAACCTCAAAATCAGTGTGCCAAAAAAGCCCGCTCACATTGGGACCCACACCTTTGTGATAATATGATAATATTACCCAGCTAACATCACTCATCAGACTTTTAAATCTTACATCAAAATGTAGCTGATTGCCATCTCTACTAACCAGAAGTaacatattttcaatatttctatCTAACACGGTTTTATGATAAGTTAAGTGtgaataaccttttttttactttagataTTACAAAACTGAAATTCCTAAAATGCCTCAAACAGTGAGTAATTTTTATACATGACTGcagttgaaaaaaacaaatattttgatattacatttttgtgtctATGACTTTCAAAGGACCAGAAAATGGCtgtgtgccaaccaacccctgTGCCAACCAGCCCCAGTGTCCCCTAGTTGCATACTCCTAGTACTTTCGGTCAGTTGCAGCATAAATGAAACACCTTTCTAGATTTAACTCTGCAGGGGGAGCATTTTGCCTGGTtagcaatcccagcaagctagcaCGCTATATGAAAATTGTGCGATCTGTTTGTCACTAAAATACTGTTcacaattacatacatttggattccttgacatcCATACATGATACAGTAGCCAAAAAACACTTCCTGTAAAAAATATTCACTAGCATATAGCCATAGCAGACTTTTGGCAGTATctcctttaaatatttattgaaatctCCCACCGTTCGTTGGAGACAAAGCGAGAGTAATTATGcatgtttaacctgaaatactttgtaaatggtaaatggactttGCTCAAGCTCGGTGCACCTAAAAGTTTGTTACATTTTACCAGGTGTTACATTAGGTACTGCTGTCCCTCATTAGCAAAATTACTTGTTATCTTCCCAGGAGATACACAACTTGAATATCATCATATTTTCAGTTCCATTTTCATGGTGCTTGTTCAGCATTCCTTCTCAATGGGTTAAGTGAGGAACACTAAAATAGTTACAACATGGAATCTTCCTGTTTTACGTTATATAttggcttggctgaatactcgattctgattggtcaatacAGACTCCAAGGGTGTGCATTAAATAAGGGATAATCCATGATGAGTGTGTGTCCCAATACTCAAATCACACCCAGaaaaacttctgaaaacataatACTGCAGCCTTTTTCTCAAGATCTTGGTACATCGGCTGTTGCCGATTTTGCCCTGTACTGCTGTCTTGCcttaattgaaaacaataacatCCGGTTTTGTCCTACCATCTATCGTCTGCTCTGTGGATGGTGCATTAAAGTGACAATGGTCAAATTGACCGCTGTGGCACTTCTTTCTGCAGCGTGATATGAAAAGAGTCCTAAGTTATAGCGGTCCGTTACCCATAGATGTGGTCATTATGCAGAAATATTTGACCAAACATTCAACAAAGCCATGTTTTCATCAGGCAATTAGCCATGTAATAAGGGGGATAATCTACGACGAGGCAACCATTCTTTGTATCAGGGGTTATTCGCCGCCGTGCTGGTCATTATTTCTCGATTCCTCATTATTGGTTATCCGTGACATAACAGGATACCTCTGCCTTTTTACAGTACTAAAATCAATATGCTACAAAATCCAAcgttctaaagcagttaaacagCAACATCAATTTTGAATTAACGTTCCATATATTACATTGCTCGCTAAAAATATTTGATGGCTCACTAATATTGatttatcaaaaaatattgttcaaCCTTTTTGGCGAATATGTCGATTTTGACGCTTGGTGTGATGatgaatttaataataatttcactaAACACCTTTAATTGTCGAATATTAATGTGGGCTAACCGCCATGGTAGGAATAGCTCTGTTATGATTCATGTGGTCATTTGTACCTAACCTCTCCGTGATGGAGAATGAAGATAAAGTATTCCATTTTTACTCGTGAACTGTTTCAAGCACACATTGTACGAGTTTTTGtggtaaaacacatattttaagtTCTTCCTGTGTGACAGAGTTGAATATTGTGTCATTTGCTGTGTGGAATTCACTATGTCCAGGGTGGCTTCAGGTTGAGTGGGACATCAGGTGGAATGGGGCACTTAAGCTGTTTGTCTGTCTATGttcatgcacagacagacatgatGTGGGCCCAGACAACTGTGTCAGTATTAGGGATGAAGCTGAATACAAATATCATATTCGGCAATAACCCGAATAATGCATTCTCTCTGAATGTTTTCTCTTCCCAaatttggccaatattatttGGATACCGATCTTGTCTTTCCACCTCTTTGATGTGATTCACTCAGgagtcagcaccaagtttctcaattacacacacacctgcagaaagACAACGAGCAACAGTTTTccttaacactagataggccagagcGACATCATCAGGCTTTGGAGACTTAAAAATTACTCCAACACTGTAAATGctatatcctcctccttccacgactttcctaaatattttggCTTAAAATagcagcattaaaaaaagagactCAGTGAAGAAATACAAGCAgtttgtgtcattttctttacaaaaccCCCACCAGACAATAGACAAGTGCTTTTAGGCTTTGAGATCGTGGAGATAACGCCACCgacatattttcaggttttcattgAAACCGAGACTTTGAACAAACTAAATAGAATAGCTACATGGCAACTGCATGAAATATATAACCGACTTGTGTGCGTGCAGTCCCAGAAAACCACCAAAACTGAGCATTCTCTGTGCAATTGTTCAGAGGAGAGCAACGGTGCATAGGCTATGTAAAAGTGCACTCCATGGACATAggagggagaaatgtgctgaatgaccgaagaaattactttaaaaaatatatttgtatttctttaatcgCTTctccattttcagttttgtcatGCTCATATTAGCACTCTCAGTGTTCCCATAATAGCCTGTCTCGATACACTTTTCCTTAGTCTATATAACAAAACcgctgtaatttaaaaatacaaacattgaaATCGATTCAGTTGCAGTAATGCTGGATACGTCTGATGCTGCTGGCCATCAGCATAGTGGTAGtacctatttttatacagtctatgggtAGTACATAGTAAAAAACATGGCCTTTCTAGCATTAAAACTTTACAGACACAGGTTGTCAGCTAATGACACACCTAGCACTGGCTCAGGTGGCTGTAAAATATTTCACCTGCCCCCAGTCTAGCAAAGCATGTTGTGCCTCCTTATCACTCCAGACTGCTCCCAGCTCATGTACAGGAGCTTGTTTCtacaaaatacaacttggggaAGTTCGAGTAAAAGCATAATAGCTCAAGATGTATTccacccagggaagcttttCAGAGTTTCCTTTAATTTACCCAAGCTCATGCAAACATACAGGTAAAGTGGTGCTTCAACAACgaagtattaacaaacaaaatcaagaaaacattttagccttacattctgttgttctttttatttcattagggGTTCATTGCAAACGGTAGTGcataatgaagatgaggaaccgttttttttaatataaaagcatttttcctgtttataaTTGACTgcagtgtccctcaggtaggggtggtggggttcatgcagtttGTACTATGCAGTTCAGTGTAAGGATAAGTAACTATGTTTTGatctataaaaacattttgcttgtcTTCGAAACTGTTACGGCGAGCAGTACAGGTGGATCCAAACGCAAGACGCAGACACAGATAATGCAGGGAGAAACCAGAcgtgatttatttttctaggTGCAGGAAACCAGGCTGGGAACCAGGGGGACAAGGCAGGTGTGGTTTGAATGATGGACGGAAGCTGGCACAGGCTGGAcagcgacagggagcaggcacagggctggacaggactggactggacaggaaggCCGGCGGAAGGTGAGCTGGAACCGGCAAActgcaaacaggaaaacaagacCGGATGAAAGACAAGACAGAACGACCACGGAGACTGACACACTGGACCGACAAGACAGATACAATTAACAAGGTATTGAACAAACACGGGATCGGGGAAGCAGGTAGGCGAACCGAacgagagaagaaaaaacacgAACAGAAAAAAGTAGTTTTAACTAATCACTAGGACTGGAGCCGACGTAACACATCAGATGAACTGAAAAAACGATCAGATGCTGGAAAACCGAGAATATATGCTGCGATCAATCAGCGAATGCTCTGGCAAAGGCGTGCGGAATGCAGAGAGCAGGTAGGGGAAATCAGCTGCTAACGGGGTGGTGGAGCTGACAGCGAGAACCCGCCTACACTgcagggagagaacagagaacaaaGATCGTACGAACAAAGACAAGATACGAGGCTAACAGAAAACATGAGAAACAAGAGGGCTATGACAGTACGCCCCCTCAACGGGAGCCTCCTGGCGACCCACCAGGCTTCTCAGGGTGGGCCCGATGGAAATCCTGGATGAGGGAGGGATCTAGGATGAGCCGGGGGGAAATCCAGCTCCGCTCTTCCGGACCGTAaccttcccagtccaccagaTATTGGAGCCCTCTGCCTCGGTGGCCTGGAACAGTGGGGGTTGGTAGCCTAGAGAGACAGACCGGTGGTGGCACAGGTAAGGGAATTGTGGGCATACTCAACCCAGGCGAGGAGTCTACTCCAGGAGGAGGGATTACGAGCGGACATGCATCGCAGTGCCGCTCCCAGGTCCTGGTTGGCTCTCTCCGTTTGCCCGTTCATCTGAGGGTGGTAGCCAGAGGAAAGGCTCACGGTAGTCCCCAGAGCCTGACAGAATGTCCTCCAAACCTGTGAGATGAACTGCGGTCCCCAGTCCGAGAACCTCAGTGGGAATGCCATGGAGATGGACCACGTGATGCACGAGGAGGTCTGCGGTCTCCGCTGCAGTGGGGAGGGGCACGAAATGTACCGCCTTGGAAAATCGGTCAACGATGGTTAGAATGACCATGTTACCTTCGGATGGTGGCAATCCAGTAACGAAATCAACCCCGATGTGGCTCCAAGGTCGGCCCGGGATGGGtagagggtggaggagaccgGCAGGAGGCTGGTGCGAGGTCttgctgcacgcacacaccgtACAGGCGAGGACGAAGGACCGGGCATCCGCCCCCATGGATTCCCACCAGAAATTACGTCTCAGAAGGAACAGGGTGCGGTTGATCCCCGGGTGACAGGCGAGCTTGGAGGAGTGGACCCACTGCAGGACCTGGGAACGAACAGAATCTGGCACAAACAAACAGCGGTCAAGTCTGGTTCGGGGGTCGGGTTGGCTCTGCTGGGCTTTCTTAATCACCGACTCGATCTCCCAGGTGACAGCTGCCACTATACATGATGGGGGAAGGATGGTGTCTGGTTCGGCGGGGCTGCTGTCTGAGGTGAACAGACAAGACAGCGTGTCGGGTTAACATTCCGAGCCGGGACGGTAAGTAAGTGTGAATTTAAAACGCCCAAAGAACAACGCCCAGCGAGCCTGGCGGGAGTTTAACCTCTTCGCCGTCTGAATGTACGCTAGATTCTTATGGTCGGTCCAGACGACAAAGGGTTGTTCAGCTCCCTCCAGCCAGTGCCTCCATTCCTCCAGGGCCAGTTTGACAGAGAGTAGCTCCCGATTCCCGACGTCATAGTTGCGTTCGGCTGGAGATAACCTGCGAGAGAAGGCACAGGGGTGTAATTTTTGATCCTTTACCGACCTCTGGGACAGCACAGCTCCAACTCCGGTTTCCGAGGCGTCCACTTCAACCACAAACTGGCGGGGAGAGTCAGGGTGGACCAGGACTGGTGCTGAGGTGAATCGCCTCTTGAGATCCCCAAAAGTGGTGTCGGTTTCCGGGGTCCAGGCGAAGGGGATGGTGGATGAAGTAAGGTGGGTAAGGGGCACTGCCACCCGGCTGTAGTCTTGGATGAACCGCCGGTAAAAGTTTGCGAACCCCAGGAATCGTTGGAGCTGCTTCTGGGAGGAGGGTTTGGGCCATTTGGCTACGGCACGAATCTTCTCCGGGTCCGTCCGGACCCGTCCACTCTCGATGACGTACCCCAGGAAGCTCACAGAAGTTATGTGAAATTCATACTTTTCCGCCTTCAGGAACAATTTGTTTTCGAGCAGGCATTGGAGTACTTACCTCACGTGCTGAATGTGTTCGTCCAGGTTGGGGGAGAATGAGGATGTCATCGAGGTAGACGAAAATAGACCGGATGGAGATCTCAGAGCACATTGTTGACCAGAGCCTGGAATACAGCAGGTGCGTTGGTTAACCCGAACGGCATTACCAGATACTCGTAATGGCCCAGGGGAGTGGTGAACGCGGTCTTCCACTCATCGCCCTCTTATGCGCGCCAAAGGGTATGCACTGCGGAGATCCAGTTTAGAAAAAATGGCACCTTCCTGGAGGGGTTCAAAAACAGAATTCATTAACGGCAgagaatatttgttttttactgtAATGTTGTTGAGCTCTCGGTAATCGATGCAGGGGCGCAGGGATTGGTCCTTCttattgatgaaaaaaaaccctgcaccAACTGGGGAAGGTGATGGTCTTATAATCCCTGCAGCGAGGGAGTCGTGAATATAAGTCTCCATCGCCTTCCTCTCAGATCGGGACAGGTTGAACAGGCGACGGGAAGGTATGGCGGCTCCAGGAAGCAGGTCGATTCCGCAATCATAAGGGCGATGAGGGGGCAGTGAGAGTGCGCGCTGTTTACTAAATGCTTCTCCCAGGTCGTGGTACATTGGAGGAATAGTGGCAAGGTTAGGAGGTTCGGCGACCGCTGAGGGGATGGCGACCTCTGCAGGCGCAGGAGCAGATTTCAGGCAAGCGGAATGGCAGTGTGAACTCCAGCTCAGCACTCTCCCTGTGGCCCAATCGATGTGGGGGTTGTGGACATGGAACCAGGGCTGACCTAATACAATGGGAGAATTAGGTGAGGGAATGACGTGGAATTGAATGGTTTCACGGTGGTTACCCGAAGCCAAGAGTTGTAGGGGTTCGGTGATGTGTGTTACTTGGCTGAGGGCTCTTCCATCCAGTGCATGGGTGGTCATGGGTACCTCTAAGGGCTGGGTCGCAATGCCGGTTCGTGTGACGAAGGTGGCGTCCAGGAAATTAGCATCTGCGCCTGAATCCACGAGTGCAAGCAGGGAGAGTGACATCGGGCCCCTTTCCAGCTTGGCTTCCAGTTGGGGACCGGAAGGAGTGACTTGAGGGGAAGTGGTATGGCTCACCAGCGTCCCCACTCTCACTGGCGAGCCCTCTCTTTTGGCCGAACTGGATAGGAGTAACGGAAATGGCCGGGCTGACCACAATAGAGGCAAAGCCCCGAACTTTGCTACGGAGGCGTTCCTCCGGCGAGATGTGGGCCCTTCCAATCTCCATCGGCTCGTCGGTGGTGATGGCGGCACTTGGAGGACTGGGAGGAGCATGGGGTCTAAGGAAGGAACCAGGGCTGGGTCGAGTGGTCAGCGGAGCAGGTGCAGGGCGTCAAGCCTTCTCCCGGCGGCTCTCCCGGAGGCGGTTATCCAGTCTGATAGCGAGAGAGATCAGGGAATCAAGGTCGTTAATCTCATCCCACACCGCTAGTTCGTCCTTCACTTGCTCACACAGGCCGGAATGGAACATCAGCCTGAGCGCGGCGTCATTGCACTGAGATTCAGCAACCAGGGTTCGAAACTCCACAGAATACTCTGCGACGCTGCGGGGCCCCTGCTGCACAGAAAGGCGCCGTTCCACCTCCCTGCCGCACACCGGGTGGTCGAACACCTTCCTCGTCTCCTGAACAAAACTGGGGTAAGAATGGTTAGCAGAGTGTAGTTGACCCCACACAGCCATCGCCCAAGCCAGAGCTGAATCCTTGAAGTCCCCgaataaacaatattttctcCCGGTCTTCTCTGTAGGTTACCGGTTGCTGAGAAAATACCTGATCGCACTGCATCAAGAAGGATTTGCATCTTCCCCGGTCTCCGGCATAACGCTCAGGGGCAGGAATGTGGGGCTCTCTGGACATCACGACCAATGGGGATGGGGCTGCAGACGGTTCAGGTGCTGGGGGGCTGGAACAGAGGGACCGGCCGTGAGTTGGGTTACCTGGTTAGCGATCTGTCTAACGCTGTCAGTCAGGGATTCCAGTTGTTACGCGAGGTCTTGAGCAACTGCTCGTGCTGCCCCACGAGGGCATACGCATCGGGTCTGCGTCTGCTGGATCCATCTCTGGCCAGATCGTTCAGTTATGGCGCGCAGTACAGGTGGACCCAAACGCAAGACGCAGACAGATAATGCAGGGAGAAACCAGAcgtgatttatttttctaggTACAGGAAACCAGGCTGGGAACCAGGGGAACAAGACAGGTGTGGTTTGAATGATGAACGGAAGCTGGCACAGGCTGCAcagcgacagggagcaggcacagggctggacagcagcagggagcaggcacagggctgggcaggactggactggacaggaaggTCGGCGGAAGGTGAGCTGGAACTGGCAAActgcaaacaggaaaacaagacCGGATGAAAGACAAGAGAACGACCACAGAGACTGACACACTGGACTGACAAGACAGATACAATTAACAAGGTATTGAACAAACACGGGATCGGGGAGTTGCTGGAAAACCGAGAATATATGCTGCGATCAATCAGCGAATGCTCTGGCAAAGGTGTGCGGAATGCAGAGAGCAGGTGAGGGAAATCAGCTGCTAACGGGGTGGTGGAGTTGATGGGGAGGACCCGCCTACACTgcagggagagaacagagaacaaaGATCGTTCGAACAAAGACAAGATACACAAGGCTAACAGAAAACACGAGAAACAAGAGGGCTATGACAGAAACTTGATTTGACAGTTTGTTtacctcagtgttataaaaTCCTGTTATGGCTATATAGCATATaggtcattgtttttttaaatacagctttaaaaagcaatgaaaaacctgttgttaaactggattattgtaaaaccatgactttaatgctttgatatctcaacaatagcagtgccaatgataataatggtaaaaatctgtgatttttggcattttttgcATCTTCTGtgttaagccgcgtttccaccgcaggaactaggaaccttttgaggaactcagtgtgtttccaccgcaggaactagggtctaaatttagttcctggggctttattttaccccccaaaaggttcctgctcggggggtagtactttccgaaagtacaggaaccttttgggtggagcttgcagcgctgaacatttctgattggtcgagtactcgcagcattgttttgtatttattttccgccattacccgccatgtttgaaaatatgcagccgcaaaccaatttattttcataataacttcaaatcaaacttgtatgttatgcggcgcagtagcttagttttggttatagcctgccaacgtcttggaattataacgtgtgctcttctgttcttttcttgctttagtattcattttataaaatgctaagcattcgtgctgggacagcatattacgtaggctaccaaaacattcaaacggattaattcggttgctgaatattttcttccggattttctttgttagcccgttgtaattgactcaaaacgtttgatacagttatgtgaggtatgcggtagttctgcgtaattaacattggtgatacagtacaagcaaactggaaatcaccttttgcactttttgtcagggtaaaataacaggttaattctagtaaccgtccctttagctttttcagactgctgtaattttactccattttagtgccattcttcaattccacgaaaagaccaggaagactatggactaatttatggtgcatggttcgcatctggagggcacacttcgctgctcggctagcagtaacttcgaaggaaagcaaacggtggctgtaccactaa is a window from the Anguilla anguilla isolate fAngAng1 chromosome 3, fAngAng1.pri, whole genome shotgun sequence genome containing:
- the LOC118223192 gene encoding uncharacterized protein LOC118223192, which translates into the protein MEIGRAHISPEERLRSKVRGFASIVVSPAISVTPIQFGQKRGLASESGDAGADANFLDATFVTRTGIATQPLEVPMTTHALDGRALSQVTHITEPLQLLASGNHRETIQFHVIPSPNSPIVLGQPWFHVHNPHIDWATGRVLSWSSHCHSACLKSAPAPAEVAIPSAVAEPPNLATIPPMYHDLGEAFSKQRALSLPPHRPYDCGIDLLPGAAIPSRRLFNLSRSERKAMETYIHDSLAAGIIRPSPSPVGAGFFFINKKDQSLRPCIDYRELNNITVKNKYSLPLMNSVFEPLQEVLQCLLENKLFLKAEKYEFHITSVSFLGYVIESGRVRTDPEKIRAVAKWPKPSSQKQLQRFLGFANFYRRFIQDYSRVAVPLTHLTSSTIPFAWTPETDTTFGDLKRRFTSAPVLVHPDSPRQFVVEVDASETGVGAVLSQRSVKDQKLHPCAFSRRLSPAERNYDVGNRELLSVKLALEEWRHWLEGAEQPFVVWTDHKNLAYIQTAKSSPAEPDTILPPSCIVAAVTWEIESVIKKAQQSQPDPRTRLDRCLFVPDSVRSQVLQWVHSSKLACHPGINRTLFLLRRNFWWESMGADARSFVLACTVCACSKTSHQPPAGLLHPLPIPGRPWSHIGVDFVTGLPPSEGNMVILTIVDRFSKAVHFVPLPTAAETADLLVHHVVHLHGIPTEVLGLGTAVHLTGLEDILSGSGDYREPFLWLPPSDERANGESQPGPGSGTAMHVRS